Proteins from a single region of Paraglaciecola sp. T6c:
- the rsxD gene encoding electron transport complex subunit RsxD, whose translation MNYKLASSPHQHVRRNTGQVMRMVIYALIPGILLQTWFFGFGVLVQIALAVITAVVTEATILEMRKRNFERAIKDYSAILTAILLAISIPPFAPWWVIVIGTFFAIAMVKQLYGGLGFNVFNPAMAAYVMLLVSFPVQMTQWLPAQSLTAHQPGLIDAIYAVFTGFSADGFSLAQLQGAADGHTMATPLDAIKTGLAQGLTYEEGLQSAIFDGSLGIGWWWVSTGYLLGGLYLIRAKIINWHIPGGMLAGAALCAGVMFLVDADRFASPLFHIFNGSLILGAFFIATDPVSASTTNKGRIIFGAAIGFWVYVIRTWGGYPDAIAFSVLIMNMAVPLIDYYTRPRTYGHTKRTKGEPK comes from the coding sequence ATGAATTATAAACTAGCCAGTTCACCTCATCAGCATGTGCGACGCAACACCGGTCAGGTTATGCGCATGGTGATTTATGCATTAATACCAGGCATTTTACTGCAAACTTGGTTTTTCGGTTTCGGGGTGTTGGTGCAAATAGCACTCGCGGTAATAACGGCGGTTGTCACTGAAGCGACAATATTAGAAATGCGTAAGCGCAACTTCGAGCGCGCGATTAAAGATTACAGCGCGATATTAACCGCTATTCTGTTGGCTATCAGCATTCCACCTTTTGCTCCTTGGTGGGTGATTGTCATCGGCACGTTCTTCGCAATTGCCATGGTTAAGCAATTATACGGCGGGCTGGGTTTCAATGTCTTTAATCCGGCAATGGCGGCGTACGTCATGTTGTTGGTGTCATTTCCGGTACAAATGACCCAGTGGCTACCTGCGCAAAGTCTCACCGCGCATCAACCCGGCCTTATCGACGCTATCTATGCAGTCTTTACTGGCTTTAGTGCCGATGGTTTTAGCCTAGCTCAGCTGCAAGGCGCTGCAGATGGTCATACCATGGCAACGCCTCTTGATGCCATTAAAACAGGACTTGCCCAGGGCTTAACCTATGAAGAAGGACTCCAGTCGGCCATATTTGACGGCAGTTTAGGCATTGGGTGGTGGTGGGTTAGCACTGGATACCTGCTTGGTGGCTTATATCTGATACGCGCTAAGATCATCAATTGGCATATTCCAGGGGGCATGCTTGCAGGCGCGGCTCTATGTGCCGGTGTAATGTTTCTAGTGGATGCAGACCGATTTGCGTCTCCGTTATTCCATATTTTTAACGGTAGTTTGATCCTCGGTGCATTTTTTATCGCGACAGATCCTGTATCCGCGTCAACCACCAATAAAGGGCGTATTATTTTTGGCGCTGCCATTGGGTTTTGGGTGTATGTGATCCGCACATGGGGCGGTTATCCTGACGCAATTGCCTTTTCTGTTTTAATCATGAATATGGCAGTACCGCTCATTGATTACTACACCCGCCCACGCACTTATGGCCATACAAAACGCACTAAGGGAGAGCCAAAATGA
- the rsxG gene encoding electron transport complex subunit RsxG, which translates to MKQIIAKNGLILSLFAIITSGLIALTYFGTQEQIELQRQQTLLAILDELVPRGSYDNLMQHDCVLVTSQAYLGSNSPQHIYRATRAGEPVAAVIEATAPNGYSGRIELVVGLSGDATVSGVRVIDHKETPGLGDKIDLRISDWVLGFNNQQLTQDNASNWAVKKDGGQFDQFTGATITPRAVVSAVKNTALYYQANKEAIFSASNECRSQLASQG; encoded by the coding sequence ATGAAGCAGATTATTGCCAAAAATGGGCTGATCCTAAGTTTGTTTGCAATTATTACCAGCGGCTTGATTGCCCTCACCTATTTCGGAACACAAGAACAAATAGAGCTACAACGTCAACAAACGTTGTTGGCCATCCTAGATGAACTTGTTCCAAGGGGTAGTTACGATAACCTGATGCAGCATGACTGTGTGCTAGTCACCTCACAGGCATACCTTGGCAGCAACAGTCCGCAGCATATTTACCGGGCAACCAGAGCTGGCGAGCCAGTTGCAGCAGTCATCGAAGCCACTGCTCCCAATGGGTATAGCGGGCGTATTGAGCTCGTGGTGGGGTTGTCAGGGGATGCAACCGTATCTGGTGTAAGAGTGATAGACCACAAAGAGACACCAGGCCTAGGTGACAAAATTGACTTACGTATCAGTGATTGGGTTTTGGGCTTTAACAATCAGCAACTGACACAAGACAATGCATCTAACTGGGCCGTAAAAAAAGACGGTGGTCAGTTTGATCAGTTCACCGGTGCAACCATTACCCCGCGGGCAGTAGTAAGTGCCGTTAAAAATACCGCGCTGTATTATCAAGCTAACAAAGAGGCGATTTTTTCTGCCAGCAACGAATGTCGCAGCCAACTTGCATCACAAGGGTAA
- a CDS encoding electron transport complex subunit E — protein MNEFKQLSWQGLWKNNPALVQLLGLCPLLAVTATVTNGLGLGLATTLVLIGSNATVSIIRNLVPNEIRIPIFVMIIAAFVTVVQLLMNAYTYELYQALGIFIPLIVTNCAIIGRAEAYASKNPIGYAAFDGLMMGLGFTVVLVLLGAMRELLGYGTLFAGANLLLGDWATSLKVTIFTTDSPFLLAILPPGAFLGMGLLIAAKNILDKRFERMFAAKQEAKVVQRARVTAET, from the coding sequence ATGAATGAATTCAAACAGTTAAGTTGGCAAGGCCTGTGGAAGAATAACCCGGCCCTAGTACAACTACTTGGTTTGTGCCCGCTACTTGCCGTTACTGCGACCGTTACCAACGGTCTAGGCCTAGGCTTAGCCACGACCTTGGTCTTGATTGGCTCAAATGCGACCGTATCGATTATTCGTAACCTAGTGCCAAATGAAATCCGAATTCCTATTTTCGTCATGATTATTGCCGCGTTTGTCACTGTCGTGCAGCTTTTAATGAATGCCTACACGTACGAGTTGTATCAGGCGCTTGGTATATTCATTCCCCTTATTGTGACCAACTGTGCAATTATCGGCCGAGCTGAAGCTTACGCTTCTAAAAACCCTATTGGCTATGCCGCATTCGACGGGTTGATGATGGGGCTCGGGTTTACCGTGGTGCTCGTGCTTTTGGGGGCAATGCGTGAACTGCTTGGCTACGGTACTTTATTTGCCGGAGCTAACCTGCTGTTAGGCGATTGGGCAACCAGTTTAAAAGTGACAATTTTCACTACAGATTCCCCCTTCTTACTTGCCATTTTACCTCCAGGGGCATTCTTAGGTATGGGCTTGCTGATCGCCGCTAAGAACATACTTGATAAGCGTTTTGAACGTATGTTTGCAGCCAAACAAGAAGCCAAAGTCGTTCAGCGTGCTCGTGTCACTGCCGAAACCTAA
- the nth gene encoding endonuclease III translates to MNQQKRVEMLTRWRDANPHPTTELNFTSPFELLIAVLLSAQATDVSVNKAMAKMFPVANTPEAVYALGVDGVKEFIKTIGLFNTKAVNVIKTCKMLIEQHNSVVPEDRAALEALPGVGRKTANVVLNTAFGWPTIAVDTHIYRVSNRTKLAMGKTVDDVEQKLLKVVPTEFKVDVHHWLILHGRYTCIARKPRCGSCIIEDLCEFKDKVD, encoded by the coding sequence ATGAACCAACAGAAACGTGTAGAGATGTTAACGAGGTGGCGTGATGCTAACCCGCACCCTACAACTGAATTGAACTTCACAAGTCCCTTCGAGCTACTGATTGCCGTTTTGCTCTCAGCTCAGGCGACCGACGTGAGCGTTAATAAAGCCATGGCCAAGATGTTCCCTGTAGCCAATACACCTGAAGCTGTTTACGCCCTGGGCGTGGATGGCGTAAAAGAGTTCATTAAAACCATTGGGCTGTTTAATACCAAAGCCGTGAATGTGATCAAAACCTGCAAGATGCTTATCGAGCAACATAACAGCGTGGTTCCAGAGGATCGCGCAGCCCTAGAGGCATTACCTGGCGTTGGTCGCAAAACAGCAAATGTGGTGCTTAATACGGCCTTTGGCTGGCCGACAATCGCAGTAGATACGCATATATATCGTGTTTCTAACCGCACTAAGTTAGCAATGGGTAAAACTGTTGATGACGTTGAACAGAAACTGCTTAAGGTTGTTCCTACAGAATTTAAAGTCGACGTGCACCACTGGCTAATACTCCACGGACGTTACACCTGCATCGCTCGTAAACCACGTTGCGGTTCTTGCATTATCGAAGATTTGTGTGAATTTAAAGATAAAGTAGATTAG
- a CDS encoding DoxX family protein: protein MMKKILLWVPLVLLGLVMILAGGAKLAGLPEVHASFAKMGLPEWFGYFIGLAELLAGIAMFVRKWTALAATGVIPVMIGAVYYHIAYEEPSAIPAVIFIGLAVYAIFIRKKEAIWYPV, encoded by the coding sequence ATGATGAAAAAAATATTACTTTGGGTGCCGCTTGTACTGCTTGGATTGGTAATGATTTTGGCTGGTGGAGCTAAATTAGCTGGTTTGCCGGAGGTACACGCTAGTTTTGCAAAAATGGGGTTGCCCGAGTGGTTTGGGTATTTTATTGGCCTAGCTGAGTTGCTCGCTGGTATTGCAATGTTTGTCCGCAAGTGGACTGCACTGGCCGCGACTGGAGTAATTCCAGTAATGATAGGTGCTGTTTACTATCATATTGCCTATGAAGAACCTTCAGCAATACCAGCGGTGATATTTATCGGTTTGGCCGTTTACGCGATTTTTATTCGTAAAAAAGAAGCGATTTGGTATCCGGTATAA
- a CDS encoding LysR family transcriptional regulator, translating to MITIEQLKVLKAIAEEKSLRAAASKLNKTQPALSHSLKQLETQLGLELFTRDSYRLSLTNAGKTALQMALKALREVSLIEQYANHLNLGNEAKVIIAIEAAFPIEPLFPVFEQIKNQFPSTQLSLTQEYVTGALQLVAEGKAQLAVTGAPIDYLAKSSELFSKQIAEGELINVATPQMLERYQPLDSIEALVNENQIIVKDTGKITQDNYFNTQTGQKRWYVNSFEAKHKLISHSLGWGMLPEHFISNQLASGALQKIRVADKKCSSTFPFYLIKNKSKILGPVATEIWNAFSELKL from the coding sequence ATGATTACAATCGAACAATTAAAAGTGTTGAAAGCAATTGCAGAAGAAAAGTCACTAAGGGCAGCAGCAAGTAAACTAAACAAAACACAACCCGCATTAAGCCATTCACTTAAGCAGCTAGAAACACAACTCGGATTGGAACTATTCACAAGAGATAGCTATAGGTTAAGCTTAACTAACGCAGGTAAAACTGCGCTTCAAATGGCCCTTAAAGCTCTTCGAGAGGTATCGTTGATTGAACAATATGCAAATCACTTAAATCTAGGAAATGAAGCAAAAGTCATTATTGCTATAGAAGCAGCATTCCCTATTGAACCGCTTTTTCCGGTATTTGAACAAATAAAAAACCAATTCCCTTCGACTCAACTTTCTTTAACTCAAGAATATGTAACCGGCGCTTTACAACTTGTGGCGGAGGGTAAAGCACAATTAGCCGTGACTGGTGCCCCAATTGATTACTTAGCCAAGTCTAGCGAACTTTTCTCAAAACAGATCGCAGAAGGTGAGTTGATTAACGTAGCAACACCACAAATGCTAGAAAGATATCAACCATTGGATTCAATAGAAGCGCTTGTCAATGAAAATCAGATCATAGTGAAAGACACAGGTAAAATAACGCAGGACAATTATTTCAACACACAAACAGGACAAAAGCGCTGGTACGTAAACAGCTTTGAAGCGAAGCATAAACTCATATCCCATAGTCTAGGTTGGGGAATGTTGCCTGAACATTTCATTTCTAATCAATTAGCTTCGGGAGCCTTACAGAAAATTAGGGTCGCAGATAAAAAATGTTCAAGTACGTTTCCATTTTATTTGATAAAAAATAAATCAAAAATCCTTGGTCCAGTAGCGACTGAAATTTGGAATGCCTTCTCAGAACTCAAGCTTTGA
- a CDS encoding alpha/beta fold hydrolase, producing the protein MTKSIVTSILFFLSQQIAGCANSTESLPTYKPDDELVVIAHGLGRSDWAMWRFAQRLEDAGYKVCSLDYQSIGVSVAEVLTETRTQIDACILNAPKVHFVGHSLGGLVIRGYLQNKTHKLQKARIGEVVLIGTPNKGSELADHLSDSWLMDIGGGISRALVTGTHSLGNNLNALDVNIGVIAGTKSFGLTNANFTGPNDGLVSVASTKVDTMSDFITIEVSHSMMRYNLEVAQQTIHFLQKGMFKH; encoded by the coding sequence ATGACAAAGAGCATAGTTACCAGCATTCTATTTTTTCTAAGCCAGCAAATAGCTGGCTGTGCCAACTCTACTGAAAGCTTACCTACCTACAAACCAGATGATGAGCTTGTAGTAATAGCTCATGGGTTAGGGAGAAGCGACTGGGCAATGTGGCGTTTTGCACAACGATTAGAGGATGCTGGCTATAAAGTCTGTAGTTTGGATTATCAGAGTATCGGTGTAAGTGTTGCTGAGGTATTGACAGAAACACGCACCCAAATCGACGCATGTATTTTAAACGCCCCAAAGGTGCATTTTGTGGGGCACTCCCTTGGCGGATTGGTTATTAGAGGTTACCTACAAAATAAAACTCACAAGTTACAAAAAGCTAGAATTGGCGAAGTTGTACTCATTGGCACCCCCAACAAAGGAAGTGAGTTGGCCGATCACTTGAGTGACTCGTGGTTAATGGATATTGGCGGCGGCATAAGTCGCGCATTGGTTACTGGGACTCACAGCTTAGGCAACAACTTGAATGCTTTAGATGTGAATATTGGGGTAATTGCAGGTACAAAATCATTTGGCCTAACCAATGCAAACTTTACAGGCCCAAATGATGGATTAGTATCGGTGGCGTCAACCAAGGTAGATACCATGAGTGATTTCATTACCATTGAAGTGAGTCATTCTATGATGCGTTATAACCTAGAAGTTGCCCAGCAAACTATTCACTTTTTGCAAAAAGGAATGTTTAAGCATTGA
- a CDS encoding fibrobacter succinogenes major paralogous domain-containing protein: MKALIFILGIGMLTPISSSANDENNLKSSARDAIQNANQETVQDIDGNTYRTVKIGEQIWLAENLRVTKYQDGTKINTGFIPDDKEENLLKHGRLYDWHDVVDERNICPVGWRIASDDDWKALEKSIGISESELDTLGWRGDNDIAITLKAEQQDTIFKGFDQSQVNKYQFSASPAGVKIGNWYLTQGMYTEFWTGSSATEKQAYARTLAYSWWNTHKGEIRREKLNKNYMFSVRCVKN; the protein is encoded by the coding sequence ATGAAAGCATTAATCTTTATTTTGGGGATAGGTATGTTAACTCCTATATCGTCATCAGCTAACGACGAGAATAATCTGAAAAGCAGCGCACGCGACGCGATTCAAAACGCTAACCAAGAAACAGTTCAAGACATTGACGGTAACACTTATCGCACAGTGAAAATTGGCGAGCAAATCTGGTTAGCTGAAAACTTAAGGGTCACTAAGTATCAAGACGGAACTAAGATTAATACTGGCTTTATTCCCGATGATAAAGAAGAAAACCTATTAAAACATGGCCGACTCTACGATTGGCACGATGTAGTGGATGAGCGAAATATTTGCCCAGTTGGTTGGCGAATAGCATCAGATGATGATTGGAAAGCCTTGGAAAAAAGTATTGGTATATCTGAGTCTGAACTAGATACACTCGGCTGGAGAGGTGACAATGATATTGCCATTACACTTAAAGCCGAGCAACAAGACACAATTTTTAAAGGTTTTGATCAGTCACAGGTAAACAAATATCAATTCTCAGCTAGCCCAGCGGGTGTCAAAATTGGCAATTGGTATCTTACACAAGGTATGTATACAGAATTTTGGACCGGCAGCTCTGCCACTGAAAAACAAGCCTACGCCAGAACCCTTGCTTATTCTTGGTGGAATACACACAAAGGAGAAATTCGCCGGGAAAAGCTAAACAAGAATTACATGTTTTCTGTAAGATGCGTGAAAAATTAG
- a CDS encoding SDR family oxidoreductase has product MTTTNRFGPNGWTPERIGSLAGKTFVITGANTGAGFQATRILLSKGANVVMLNRNPSKSEAAIAELKNEFGDATAVSYIRMDLAELASIRQASKQVLAEVPKIDALMCNGAIAQISTQQLTVDGFESQLGVNHYGHFLLCGLLFGRIEASQGRIVVVSSEGHKMGIRSIQFDDMNWDKNYHPNKVYSQSKLAQMMFAYELQDKVKAAGKNVKVYVCHPGASNTSLIRESASFMTRISWAFMVKIGIAQTAEKGAYPEVMCATEDSLKERAYYGPTGFMNFGGPVGEGKLESFALNKEVLTKLWTLSERETSIYWPF; this is encoded by the coding sequence ATGACTACTACAAATCGATTTGGTCCGAATGGTTGGACCCCAGAGCGTATCGGCTCACTTGCGGGCAAAACCTTTGTTATTACTGGAGCCAATACTGGAGCAGGTTTTCAAGCTACACGTATCTTGTTGTCTAAGGGCGCTAACGTGGTAATGTTGAACCGCAACCCAAGTAAATCAGAAGCTGCAATCGCAGAGCTTAAAAATGAATTTGGTGATGCTACCGCTGTAAGCTATATACGGATGGATTTAGCAGAGCTAGCCTCAATTAGACAAGCATCGAAACAAGTATTAGCGGAAGTCCCTAAAATTGATGCACTTATGTGTAACGGCGCTATTGCACAGATCTCTACCCAGCAATTAACGGTAGATGGATTTGAAAGCCAACTAGGGGTAAATCATTACGGCCATTTCTTATTGTGCGGTTTACTTTTTGGTCGCATCGAAGCATCACAGGGCAGAATTGTGGTGGTGTCGAGTGAAGGCCATAAAATGGGGATAAGAAGCATTCAGTTTGACGATATGAATTGGGATAAAAATTATCATCCAAATAAAGTGTATAGCCAAAGTAAACTTGCCCAAATGATGTTTGCATACGAATTACAAGACAAGGTCAAAGCAGCAGGTAAAAATGTCAAAGTTTACGTTTGCCACCCTGGCGCATCTAACACCTCCCTTATCAGAGAAAGCGCCAGCTTTATGACCAGAATATCTTGGGCATTCATGGTAAAGATAGGCATTGCGCAAACCGCAGAAAAAGGCGCTTACCCAGAAGTGATGTGTGCGACCGAAGATAGCTTAAAGGAGCGTGCGTATTACGGCCCAACTGGGTTTATGAATTTCGGAGGCCCAGTAGGAGAAGGCAAACTTGAGTCATTTGCATTAAACAAAGAGGTATTAACAAAGTTATGGACGCTATCTGAAAGAGAAACATCTATTTATTGGCCCTTTTAA